A part of Aquibium oceanicum genomic DNA contains:
- a CDS encoding Na/Pi cotransporter family protein, translated as MTGSLVLLNLAGAVALLLWATRMVRTGVERAYGDLLRHRLRRILRNPVSAVFAGAGLAVALQSATATSLLIGSFAGAGIISGTAGLITVLGADVGSAMVVKLLSFDLALLAPMCLVAGTAMFLTTAARKWRQIGRILIGVGLLILSLQMIGHASEPLRDSRLLPVVVGYLAGDPVTAFIIAAVVTWLFHSSVAAVLLVAALAARGLVPAELGVVLVLGANLGGCAIAAVLSRASPPASRTVPIGNLILRGTGSVVVLAGIVLLDPPIHLLGETVPAQLIHAHILFNAALALAGIPIAGPIHALATRLVGAATPEAPNIAVAELSALNEKALDKPAQALANATREVVRVCETIEVMLKRVMELYVHADAEGIRSLATLDDRVDRSHAAIKLYLARMTVHPLSEDEALRCQELIGACVKLEQVGDIVVRNMLVHVQKKLDRGLEFTEEGWRELAEFHASVAANARLAFNVLVSRDAETARQLVLEKDRLRDMEKSSSQNHFARLRDGTVRSLETSSIHLDTIRDLKQINSLLASIAYPVLEDQGLLRESRLRAG; from the coding sequence ATGACCGGATCGCTCGTCCTCCTCAATCTCGCGGGCGCGGTCGCGCTTCTCTTGTGGGCCACGCGGATGGTGCGCACCGGCGTTGAGCGTGCCTATGGCGACCTGTTGCGCCACCGGCTGCGGCGCATCCTGCGCAATCCCGTGAGCGCGGTCTTCGCCGGCGCGGGGCTCGCGGTGGCGTTGCAGAGCGCGACGGCCACCTCGCTCCTGATCGGCTCCTTCGCGGGTGCGGGAATCATCTCCGGCACGGCGGGGCTGATCACCGTGCTCGGCGCCGACGTCGGCTCGGCCATGGTGGTCAAGCTGCTCTCTTTCGATCTCGCCCTCCTCGCGCCAATGTGCCTCGTCGCGGGAACGGCCATGTTTCTCACCACGGCGGCGCGCAAATGGCGCCAGATCGGGCGCATCCTCATCGGCGTCGGGCTTCTGATCCTGTCGCTCCAGATGATCGGTCACGCCTCCGAACCGCTGCGCGACAGCCGCCTGCTCCCCGTCGTGGTCGGCTATCTCGCCGGCGATCCCGTCACCGCCTTCATCATCGCGGCCGTGGTGACGTGGCTCTTCCATTCCAGCGTCGCGGCGGTGCTCCTGGTGGCGGCGCTGGCCGCGCGCGGTCTGGTTCCGGCCGAGCTCGGCGTCGTGCTGGTGCTCGGTGCGAATCTTGGCGGCTGCGCGATCGCGGCGGTGCTCTCGCGCGCCTCGCCGCCGGCCTCCCGTACCGTCCCGATCGGCAACCTCATACTGCGCGGCACCGGCTCGGTCGTGGTGCTGGCCGGTATCGTTCTCCTCGATCCGCCGATCCATCTCCTCGGCGAGACCGTGCCTGCCCAGCTCATTCATGCCCACATCCTCTTCAACGCCGCTCTGGCGCTGGCCGGCATCCCCATCGCGGGTCCGATCCATGCGCTGGCCACCCGGCTCGTCGGCGCGGCCACGCCGGAAGCCCCCAACATCGCCGTCGCCGAGCTCAGCGCGCTCAACGAGAAGGCGCTCGACAAGCCGGCCCAGGCGCTCGCCAATGCCACGCGCGAGGTGGTGCGCGTCTGCGAAACGATCGAGGTAATGCTGAAGCGGGTGATGGAACTCTATGTCCATGCCGACGCCGAAGGCATCCGCTCCCTCGCCACGCTGGACGACCGCGTCGACCGCAGCCATGCCGCGATCAAGCTCTATCTTGCCCGGATGACCGTCCATCCTCTGTCGGAGGACGAGGCGCTGCGCTGCCAGGAACTGATCGGCGCCTGCGTGAAGCTGGAGCAGGTCGGCGACATCGTCGTCCGCAACATGCTCGTCCACGTCCAGAAGAAGCTCGACCGCGGCCTCGAATTCACGGAGGAAGGCTGGCGCGAACTCGCCGAGTTCCACGCCTCCGTCGCGGCCAACGCGCGGCTCGCCTTCAACGTGCTGGTCTCGCGCGACGCCGAGACCGCCCGCCAGCTGGTGCTGGAGAAGGACCGGCTGCGCGACATGGAGAAATCCTCCAGCCAGAACCATTTCGCGCGCCTGCGCGACGGCACTGTGCGCAGCCTGGAGACCAGTTCCATCCACCTCGACACGATCCGCGACCTGAAGCAGATCAACTCCCTGCTCGCCTCCATCGCCTACCCGGTGCTGGAAGACCAGGGCCTGCTCCGAGAAAGCCGCCTGCGGGCGGGGTGA
- a CDS encoding ABC transporter permease, with the protein MNPSEALQPRESAARERAASLKLFLSNWQGVVGLVLVILFFASALLAPWIAPYHPAAMDIPARLSPPTLDHLAGTDQLGRDTLSRVLWGGRIALQVAAIGVSVSLVVGLALGMIAGYGPRWLDNLLLLLFDAVRAFPTIVLAMATVALTGPSLGLVLAIVIISSIPHYARMARTATLAIRSAEFILAQRSLGASTPRILLLHILPNVAGPLLILAAMDVPVVVTIEAGLSFLGLGVRPPQASWGTILNEGYLVIRDTPWLVVAGGVPLVLTTLGFTFLGEALRDVLDPRLRRGR; encoded by the coding sequence GTGAATCCCTCTGAAGCCCTCCAGCCACGCGAGTCCGCGGCCCGCGAGCGCGCAGCCAGCCTGAAGCTGTTCCTGAGCAACTGGCAGGGCGTCGTCGGGCTTGTGCTGGTCATCCTGTTCTTCGCCAGCGCGCTGCTGGCACCCTGGATCGCGCCGTACCATCCCGCGGCCATGGACATTCCGGCGAGGCTCTCGCCGCCGACCCTCGATCACCTAGCCGGCACGGACCAGCTCGGGCGCGACACGCTTTCGCGCGTGCTGTGGGGCGGGCGCATCGCGCTGCAGGTCGCGGCGATCGGCGTCTCGGTGTCGCTGGTCGTCGGTCTGGCGCTCGGCATGATCGCCGGCTACGGACCCCGCTGGCTGGACAATCTCCTTCTCTTGCTCTTCGATGCCGTACGCGCCTTTCCCACCATCGTGCTGGCGATGGCTACGGTCGCGCTGACCGGCCCGAGCCTCGGGCTGGTGCTGGCGATCGTCATCATTTCGTCGATCCCGCACTACGCGCGAATGGCCCGCACGGCGACGCTCGCCATCCGCAGCGCGGAGTTCATCCTGGCGCAGCGCTCGCTGGGAGCGAGCACGCCGCGCATCCTGCTGCTGCACATCCTGCCGAACGTTGCCGGGCCTCTGCTGATCCTCGCGGCCATGGACGTGCCGGTCGTCGTGACCATCGAGGCGGGGTTGAGCTTCCTCGGGCTTGGGGTGCGGCCCCCGCAGGCGAGCTGGGGCACCATCCTCAACGAGGGATACCTGGTGATCCGCGACACGCCGTGGCTGGTGGTCGCGGGCGGCGTCCCGCTGGTCCTGACCACGCTCGGCTTCACCTTCCTGGGCGAGGCGCTGCGCGACGTGCTGGACCCGCGATTGCGGCGGGGGCGGTGA
- a CDS encoding ABC transporter ATP-binding protein codes for MDALLEIRDLNVDFATSRGRVKALRSVDLSAKRGRILGIVGESGSGKSTVLWSILGLLSGNATVRSGTIQLEGRDLLGMRESELRAIRGERVSTVFQDPITSQIPVLTYGQQMLDVLERRPESREQKRKRAVEAMRRVGIPDPEMRVGQYPHQFSGGMRQRAGIAMAMMTEPALLLADEPTTALDVTTEAQIIRLIRELQQDLNATAIVVSHNLGLIAELCDDVAVMYAGEVVEQGEVHAIFHGASHPYTRALLECDPARVTKATRHLPVIPGEVPDLTAPPPACVFAGRCPRTMPVCHETKPGDHVSRAGTVARCHLVAGPCADADWPPPLDVATVPRGSAIAEPAIRSETGGEPLLDVRDLHVHFPVARRFGSSGPRHIEAVAGVSLQLEAGRTVGLVGESGSGKTTLGRTILNLGPSHSGSVRFEGREVLGLPERRFVALRRDMAMMFQDPIGSLSPRRTVRALITEPFQIHGIGGRDLDLEAERLSDMVRFPRAFLSRYPHELSGGQARRVGVARALALEPKLVIADEPTAGLDVSVQGEILNLMNELQAAKGLAYLLITHNLAAIRHVSDRLAIMYLGRIVEEGPTEAVFGAPAHPYTHALVEGVPRPDPDHRAAPVPILGEVPSLARRPPGCEFHPRCPFARDRCRSEAPAARTDQAGRSFRCHYPLHEAG; via the coding sequence GTGGATGCGCTTCTCGAAATCCGCGACCTGAACGTCGATTTCGCCACCTCGCGCGGTCGCGTCAAGGCACTGCGCAGCGTCGACCTGAGCGCCAAGCGCGGCCGCATCCTCGGCATTGTCGGCGAGAGCGGCTCGGGCAAGAGCACGGTCCTGTGGTCCATCCTCGGGCTACTGTCCGGCAACGCGACCGTGCGGTCCGGAACGATCCAGCTGGAAGGCCGCGACCTTCTCGGAATGCGCGAGAGCGAACTGCGCGCGATCCGCGGCGAGCGCGTCTCGACCGTGTTCCAGGACCCGATAACCTCGCAGATACCCGTGCTCACCTATGGCCAGCAGATGCTGGACGTGCTGGAGCGGCGGCCGGAATCGCGCGAGCAGAAGCGGAAGCGGGCGGTCGAGGCCATGCGCCGCGTCGGCATCCCCGATCCCGAAATGCGCGTCGGCCAGTATCCGCACCAGTTCAGCGGCGGCATGCGCCAGCGGGCCGGCATCGCCATGGCCATGATGACCGAGCCGGCGCTGCTCCTGGCCGACGAACCCACGACTGCGCTCGACGTGACGACCGAGGCGCAGATCATCCGCCTCATCCGGGAACTCCAGCAGGACCTCAACGCCACGGCCATCGTCGTTTCGCACAATCTGGGGCTGATCGCGGAACTCTGCGATGACGTGGCCGTGATGTATGCGGGCGAGGTCGTCGAGCAGGGCGAGGTCCACGCCATCTTCCACGGCGCCAGCCACCCCTATACGCGCGCGCTGCTCGAATGCGATCCGGCACGCGTGACGAAGGCGACGCGCCATCTGCCGGTGATCCCGGGCGAGGTGCCCGACCTGACGGCGCCGCCTCCGGCCTGCGTCTTCGCCGGCCGCTGTCCCCGCACCATGCCGGTCTGCCACGAGACGAAGCCTGGCGATCACGTCTCGCGGGCAGGCACCGTGGCGCGCTGCCATCTCGTGGCCGGCCCCTGTGCCGACGCGGACTGGCCCCCGCCGCTGGACGTCGCGACCGTTCCGCGCGGGTCGGCGATTGCCGAACCTGCCATCAGGTCCGAGACCGGCGGGGAACCGCTTCTGGACGTTCGTGACCTGCACGTGCATTTTCCGGTCGCCCGGCGTTTCGGCTCGTCCGGACCGCGCCACATCGAAGCCGTCGCGGGCGTATCCCTGCAACTTGAGGCGGGCCGGACAGTGGGACTGGTCGGCGAAAGCGGATCGGGAAAGACGACGCTCGGCCGCACGATCCTCAATCTCGGCCCGTCCCATTCCGGCAGCGTGCGCTTCGAAGGCCGCGAGGTCCTCGGCCTGCCCGAGCGCCGCTTCGTTGCCCTGCGCCGCGACATGGCGATGATGTTCCAGGATCCGATCGGTTCCCTCAGCCCGCGCCGCACCGTGCGTGCGCTGATAACGGAGCCGTTTCAGATTCATGGCATCGGCGGCCGCGACCTCGATTTGGAGGCCGAGCGGCTGTCCGACATGGTGCGTTTTCCCCGCGCCTTCCTGTCGCGCTATCCGCATGAACTCTCGGGCGGTCAGGCGCGGCGCGTCGGCGTGGCCCGCGCGCTGGCGCTGGAGCCGAAGCTGGTGATCGCCGACGAGCCGACGGCCGGCCTCGACGTCTCGGTCCAGGGGGAGATCCTGAACCTGATGAACGAGCTGCAGGCGGCCAAGGGCCTCGCCTACCTTCTCATCACCCACAATCTCGCCGCCATCCGCCACGTCAGCGACCGGCTGGCGATCATGTATCTCGGGCGCATCGTCGAGGAAGGGCCGACCGAGGCGGTATTCGGCGCGCCGGCGCATCCCTACACGCACGCCCTGGTGGAAGGCGTGCCGCGCCCCGACCCCGACCATCGGGCAGCGCCGGTTCCCATCCTCGGCGAAGTTCCCAGCCTGGCCCGGCGGCCACCGGGCTGCGAGTTCCACCCCCGCTGCCCCTTCGCCCGCGACCGCTGCCGCAGCGAAGCGCCGGCCGCGCGCACCGACCAGGCCGGACGCTCGTTCCGCTGCCACTACCCGCTTCACGAAGCGGGTTGA